A window of the Candidatus Peregrinibacteria bacterium genome harbors these coding sequences:
- a CDS encoding Fic family protein: protein MTSDNLTINIPDPSWGSQLANIILDLEKLRSKNLHGELPPHIFFQLKDVFQILETLGSARIEGNNTTLAEYVEKIIEKKTKKDEGQREVLNLDEAIKFIEDNADEERPLSRAFILELHKIITKDLTPPPNGEGSRNPGNLRKHNVQIKKAQHTPPDYTVLPDYFDEFLKFINTAFPEQYQLLMVALAHHRFAYIHPFDNGNGRIGRLLNYALLIKLGFRVKNGRIINPSSVFYTDRDKYYDMLGKADSLKSADILEWAEYFLTGLKNEIEKIDSLLSREYTQEKILLPALNFALDRGNITEQEFSILKYLVLKKEIQMKSEELDEFGIKSSLQKSRIMAKLRDKNIIHPIKKGGRIYTISFINNYLLRGVIKSLTDEGFISDFLNKN, encoded by the coding sequence ATGACAAGTGACAATTTAACAATCAATATCCCCGACCCTTCTTGGGGCAGTCAACTCGCCAATATAATCCTGGATCTGGAAAAACTGCGTTCAAAAAATCTCCACGGAGAACTTCCTCCCCATATTTTTTTTCAGCTCAAAGATGTTTTTCAGATATTAGAAACTTTGGGTTCAGCAAGAATTGAAGGTAATAACACCACTCTTGCGGAGTATGTTGAAAAAATCATCGAAAAAAAGACCAAGAAAGATGAAGGACAAAGGGAAGTTCTCAATCTTGATGAAGCAATAAAGTTTATCGAAGACAATGCTGACGAAGAAAGACCTCTTTCCAGAGCTTTTATTTTAGAACTTCACAAAATCATTACCAAGGATCTCACGCCACCACCAAATGGTGAGGGGTCAAGGAATCCGGGAAATTTGCGGAAGCATAATGTTCAAATCAAAAAGGCACAGCATACACCGCCTGACTATACGGTTCTTCCGGATTATTTTGATGAATTCTTGAAGTTTATAAATACAGCTTTTCCTGAACAATACCAGCTTCTGATGGTTGCGCTTGCGCATCATCGCTTTGCTTATATCCATCCATTTGACAACGGGAATGGAAGAATAGGGCGACTTCTTAATTACGCCCTACTTATTAAGCTCGGGTTTAGGGTGAAAAATGGCAGGATCATCAATCCTTCATCAGTTTTTTATACAGATAGAGATAAATATTACGATATGTTGGGAAAGGCTGATTCACTCAAGAGCGCCGATATTTTGGAATGGGCGGAGTATTTTCTTACGGGGCTAAAAAATGAAATTGAAAAAATAGACAGTTTGCTCAGTCGTGAATATACACAGGAAAAAATCCTTCTTCCTGCATTGAATTTCGCCTTGGATCGGGGAAATATTACCGAGCAGGAATTTAGTATTCTAAAATATCTCGTTCTTAAAAAGGAAATTCAGATGAAATCGGAGGAATTAGATGAGTTTGGCATAAAAAGCTCACTTCAAAAATCACGCATAATGGCAAAACTACGAGATAAAAACATTATCCATCCAATCAAGAAAGGGGGGCGAATTTATACCATCAGTTTCATAAACAATTATCTTCTTCGCGGTGTGATAAAAAGCCTGACCGATGAAGGTTTCATATCTGATTTTTTGAATAAAAACTAA
- the prfB gene encoding peptide chain release factor 2 — protein sequence MQELKDKLGYLLNEVEEAIVFIDLPKMEERIGGMESQTMDEDFWNDQKNAQKVTTQLNHLLKKKEFWLGLRLRANELLELLQMYFEENDDSEKDKKQMHEDTAKLEKDIKHASIELYMNGEYDEGNAIVSIYSGAGGTDAQDWVAMLLRMYLRYAEKKEYKTTILHQTDGDPEGIKHVTILVEGPLAFGHFKEEKGVHRLVRLSPFNSGNTRETSFGLVEVVPEIDTDIESLVIDEKDLRIDTYRSSGAGGQHVNTSDSAVRLTHLPTGIVTSCQNERSQHQNKERAMAQLRGKLVALIEEQQVEKIDQLKGNLGKNEWGHQIRSYVLHPYKMVKDLRTKWETSQVEDVLNGDLDDVIEAGLRAKE from the coding sequence ATGCAGGAACTCAAGGATAAATTAGGATACCTTTTAAATGAAGTAGAAGAGGCGATTGTTTTTATCGATTTGCCAAAGATGGAAGAGAGGATAGGGGGGATGGAATCCCAGACTATGGATGAGGATTTTTGGAATGATCAAAAGAATGCTCAGAAAGTTACAACTCAGTTAAATCATCTTCTCAAAAAGAAAGAATTTTGGTTGGGGTTGAGATTGAGAGCAAATGAACTTTTGGAATTACTTCAGATGTATTTTGAAGAGAATGATGATTCTGAAAAAGATAAAAAGCAGATGCATGAAGACACAGCAAAATTGGAAAAAGATATCAAGCACGCATCAATTGAGCTTTATATGAATGGAGAGTACGACGAAGGGAATGCCATAGTCTCTATTTATTCCGGAGCCGGTGGTACGGACGCTCAAGACTGGGTAGCTATGTTGCTTCGTATGTATTTGCGATATGCAGAAAAAAAAGAATACAAAACAACTATTTTGCACCAAACCGATGGTGACCCCGAAGGGATAAAACATGTCACTATCTTGGTTGAGGGGCCGCTTGCATTTGGACATTTCAAAGAAGAAAAAGGTGTTCATAGATTGGTTCGGCTTTCACCATTTAATTCCGGAAATACTCGCGAAACCTCGTTTGGCTTGGTTGAAGTGGTGCCGGAAATAGATACTGACATTGAAAGTTTAGTTATTGATGAAAAAGATTTGCGAATAGATACTTATCGTTCCAGTGGCGCCGGTGGGCAGCATGTTAACACTTCGGATTCGGCAGTGCGCCTAACCCATCTCCCAACGGGGATAGTTACGTCTTGTCAAAATGAACGCTCTCAGCATCAAAACAAAGAGCGTGCGATGGCGCAATTGCGTGGTAAACTCGTGGCTTTGATAGAAGAACAGCAAGTCGAAAAAATTGATCAACTCAAAGGGAATCTTGGCAAAAACGAATGGGGTCATCAAATTCGTTCATATGTTTTGCATCCATACAAAATGGTAAAAGACCTGCGTACAAAATGGGAAACTTCACAAGTCGAGGATGTACTCAATGGAGATCTTGACGATGTTATCGAGGCGGGACTTCGTGCAAAAGAATAA
- a CDS encoding endonuclease/exonuclease/phosphatase family protein gives MDILLFSSVCLLFVTVISYLGNLNALFDLISHFRVHFLLAAGGIAPFAFIHPNKIVIALIAVSAIINSLEVLPWYIKPKSKKSRKKSISITSINVQFNNHNAKALIDFVLKQNPDILLLQELNEKWIKALSPLKKLYPYQFIEDPGNQFGIGILSKFEIKNKEIITEKEFNTPLLASDIKIDGKIIKIITIHPVPPFDTPMLKSRNRVFKSVAEIAQAGIYPVVVCGDFNVTMWASAYKKLIKDSGLKNSRKGYGVKGTWPFGKANHKSFQPRERKKITDLIPSFLVHKHPIKLPIDHILVSPMIMVKNMNVGPSIGSDHLPIMAELQI, from the coding sequence ATGGACATACTTCTATTTTCATCGGTCTGCCTACTGTTTGTAACAGTAATTAGTTATCTGGGAAATCTAAATGCTTTATTTGATTTGATCAGCCATTTCAGAGTGCATTTTTTACTTGCGGCCGGGGGGATTGCGCCATTTGCTTTTATTCATCCAAATAAAATTGTTATAGCGCTGATTGCCGTTTCAGCAATTATAAATTCACTGGAAGTCCTACCATGGTATATAAAACCTAAATCAAAAAAGAGCAGAAAAAAATCCATATCGATAACGTCAATAAACGTTCAATTTAATAATCATAACGCAAAGGCGCTCATTGATTTCGTACTCAAACAAAACCCTGACATTCTCCTTTTGCAAGAATTAAATGAAAAATGGATCAAGGCACTAAGTCCACTAAAAAAACTCTATCCATATCAATTTATCGAAGATCCGGGCAATCAATTTGGGATAGGGATTTTAAGTAAATTTGAAATTAAAAATAAAGAAATAATAACCGAAAAAGAATTTAATACTCCTCTCCTCGCTTCAGATATAAAAATCGATGGGAAAATTATAAAAATTATTACAATACATCCGGTTCCACCATTTGACACGCCAATGCTAAAAAGTAGAAATCGAGTATTCAAGAGTGTCGCCGAAATCGCACAAGCCGGTATTTATCCGGTTGTGGTTTGTGGTGATTTCAACGTAACAATGTGGGCAAGCGCTTACAAAAAGCTCATCAAAGATTCCGGGTTAAAAAATTCCAGAAAAGGATATGGCGTCAAGGGTACGTGGCCATTTGGCAAAGCGAATCATAAAAGTTTCCAACCGAGAGAAAGAAAAAAAATCACGGATTTAATCCCAAGTTTTCTTGTACATAAGCACCCAATAAAATTACCAATAGATCATATACTTGTAAGTCCAATGATAATGGTGAAGAATATGAATGTTGGACCAAGTATCGGATCTGATCATCTGCCAATTATGGCGGAGTTACAAATTTAA
- a CDS encoding flippase has protein sequence MTPKFNIILNTIYQFGGRIASGLVSVIIVKLISNYLGVSGYGEYASTYEFMSFFAIFADMGIFTIAIREMAHYENDKKMLSKIFGNILSIRLVMTVVMMTIAVVALFLIPQYSVTRIPSAGIFASLVTLMTLMTGTLSSILQLFLKMGKATTAFLIGKVLTLGYIAYAILYAYPNNIDTGFIHLFVAGIIGGIVTTGITFYYARKFVPIKLRFDFAYWKEIIVKTAPYGAAIILNQIYFRIDSILLLLLKGPAEVGIYAVPMRVLEVLTVVSFFFMNATLPTLTRAFKKSAEEASRVIQFAFNFLSMAGAPLIVGGFILAYPIIFIISSPEFLSRVDEGFYGSDIAFQILTVALVGSYISTLFTYILVATERQKTVLWINGAGAIFNVIANLLIIPSFGARGAAYTSVASELLIVLIAAIVCYSQLKVRISLIPLFKIILSVSVMGLVIYFLRDPSYNFMDMQNKNILFLIPLGGIIYGTMLFLTGMLTKETFKNLKQHG, from the coding sequence ATGACACCAAAATTTAACATAATTTTAAATACGATTTATCAGTTCGGTGGGCGTATCGCTAGCGGGCTTGTTTCAGTTATTATAGTAAAACTCATCTCAAATTATCTTGGAGTTTCCGGGTATGGAGAATACGCATCTACTTATGAATTCATGAGTTTCTTTGCAATATTTGCGGATATGGGGATTTTTACAATCGCTATACGTGAAATGGCACACTACGAAAATGACAAAAAAATGCTCTCAAAAATCTTTGGAAATATACTTTCGATCAGATTAGTTATGACCGTTGTCATGATGACAATCGCCGTCGTTGCATTGTTTTTGATACCGCAATATTCGGTTACTCGCATACCATCAGCCGGGATATTTGCCAGCCTTGTGACTTTGATGACATTGATGACGGGAACGCTTTCTTCGATATTGCAACTATTTCTCAAAATGGGAAAAGCGACTACTGCATTTTTAATCGGAAAAGTTCTAACTCTCGGATATATCGCTTACGCAATCTTGTACGCATATCCAAATAATATCGATACCGGATTTATTCATCTATTCGTCGCAGGGATTATCGGTGGAATCGTCACTACCGGAATCACGTTTTATTATGCTCGTAAATTTGTACCAATTAAGCTTCGTTTTGATTTCGCATATTGGAAAGAAATAATCGTAAAGACTGCCCCATATGGTGCTGCTATTATTTTAAATCAAATATATTTTCGCATAGATTCGATCCTCTTGCTTCTGCTTAAGGGGCCGGCTGAAGTTGGGATATACGCCGTACCTATGAGGGTACTCGAAGTGCTAACTGTAGTTTCATTTTTCTTTATGAATGCGACGCTTCCAACGCTAACTCGTGCGTTTAAAAAAAGTGCCGAGGAAGCGAGCCGAGTTATACAATTTGCATTTAATTTTTTGAGTATGGCGGGAGCCCCACTTATAGTCGGTGGATTTATACTCGCTTATCCAATAATTTTTATAATCTCAAGTCCTGAATTCTTGAGCCGCGTCGATGAAGGGTTTTATGGGTCTGATATTGCATTTCAAATTTTAACTGTCGCGCTCGTTGGATCATATATTTCAACATTGTTTACTTACATACTCGTTGCAACTGAAAGGCAAAAAACAGTCCTGTGGATAAATGGAGCCGGGGCGATATTTAATGTAATTGCAAATTTATTGATTATTCCAAGTTTCGGCGCCAGAGGCGCCGCCTACACCTCAGTTGCTTCCGAATTACTAATTGTGCTTATCGCGGCAATCGTATGTTATTCACAATTAAAGGTTCGTATTAGCTTAATTCCACTGTTTAAAATTATTCTCTCAGTCTCCGTAATGGGGCTAGTGATATACTTTTTACGGGATCCAAGCTACAACTTTATGGACATGCAAAACAAAAACATTTTATTTTTAATTCCTCTCGGGGGTATAATTTACGGGACAATGCTCTTTTTAACTGGTATGCTGACGAAGGAAACCTTCAAAAACCTAAAACAACATGGATAA
- a CDS encoding NlpC/P60 family protein — protein MDKLKKELLDIKAEYEKKYGFAIFDITFAKEGKRLLVEGEVLLESQRNYIKKIVKKHFSGQVLNQVKVLSDRREPPVLGYGTCKNDIVDIYSRPLKNFDKASRASLNRNRATQYLKSDPPFRMIAKNDGWILIQLFDNTLGWIRKSEVNDVKNLTVPTYKQAIHYKRLKEVANSYLDTPYLWGGVTHKGIDCSGLVQRILLESSSVLLPKHSESQAELGKKVSIVKANIGDLFFFIEKIKRTNHVGLLLDPKEQLIIHACLKNKKVRIEKLDAILASYRLTDIKRI, from the coding sequence ATGGATAAACTCAAAAAAGAACTACTCGATATAAAGGCTGAATACGAGAAAAAATACGGGTTTGCCATCTTTGATATTACGTTTGCAAAAGAAGGCAAAAGACTCCTCGTAGAAGGAGAGGTGTTACTTGAAAGTCAGAGAAATTATATAAAAAAAATAGTTAAAAAACATTTTTCCGGACAAGTTCTAAATCAAGTCAAAGTCTTGAGCGATAGAAGGGAGCCACCAGTTCTTGGATACGGTACATGCAAAAATGATATTGTAGATATTTACTCAAGACCACTTAAGAATTTCGACAAAGCAAGCCGAGCGAGTCTCAACAGAAATAGAGCGACTCAATACCTAAAATCAGACCCTCCATTTAGAATGATTGCTAAAAATGATGGATGGATCCTGATCCAACTCTTCGACAACACCCTTGGTTGGATAAGGAAATCTGAAGTTAATGATGTGAAAAATCTAACCGTCCCAACTTACAAACAAGCTATCCACTATAAAAGATTAAAAGAAGTAGCAAACAGTTATCTCGACACGCCATATCTCTGGGGTGGGGTAACTCATAAAGGAATCGATTGCTCCGGGCTGGTACAAAGAATCCTTCTTGAGAGCTCGTCAGTTTTACTTCCGAAACATTCAGAAAGCCAAGCCGAACTTGGGAAAAAAGTATCAATTGTAAAAGCTAACATTGGAGATTTATTTTTCTTTATAGAAAAAATCAAACGCACCAATCACGTCGGGCTGCTACTTGACCCGAAAGAACAACTCATAATTCACGCTTGTTTAAAAAATAAAAAAGTACGAATCGAAAAGCTAGATGCAATCCTTGCAAGCTACCGTCTAACTGATATTAAGAGAATCTAA
- a CDS encoding Mur ligase family protein, whose product MHLKNLNVHIVGLSGVEGSAIIEFLWQNGCTNITAHDFCDKKDFIKNFAKFNSGLSTDQRKARLKIINEPKLIKHFKDSYLTDIEAADLIFAGQAWYKYEFNFPKLKNAKEKNIPFKTIINLYLDLFPGTTIGITGTNGKTTTTSLIHHILASTHKRQVLIAGNIDSEIQSLNELTKSNSKDILVLEISNRQLKLLGESRPDLAVVTNITENHLDEHDSFEEYAKNKLEITSAKTVILNNKDEATKKYVDQNLKSNSKPIWFNDEKILEEFELKKSDLALPGAHNLENLYAALNVIKVLKSNQQISLSNSEIKSAIQSFKPVEKRLEIIGETHGIKIVNDLSSTTPISTILALEAFPNSTFSIVLGANHKGGSYTELIKKLQTLQSNKTLKQIFLLPGTIREIIKTSPLQTTDITNFEQIAELLNPTNKPNIGDYLIISPSGEKVISVHLKGKNLKTIFTI is encoded by the coding sequence ATGCATCTAAAAAATTTAAACGTACACATCGTTGGTTTAAGCGGAGTTGAGGGCTCTGCTATTATTGAGTTTTTATGGCAAAACGGATGCACAAATATAACTGCGCATGATTTTTGTGATAAAAAAGATTTTATAAAAAACTTTGCAAAATTCAATTCAGGCCTAAGTACAGACCAAAGAAAAGCGAGGCTCAAAATTATAAATGAACCAAAACTCATTAAACATTTCAAAGATTCATACCTTACAGATATCGAAGCGGCAGACTTAATTTTTGCAGGACAAGCTTGGTACAAATACGAATTTAATTTTCCAAAATTAAAAAACGCCAAAGAAAAAAATATTCCATTTAAAACAATAATAAATCTTTATCTCGATTTATTTCCAGGCACAACGATCGGAATCACTGGCACGAACGGAAAAACGACAACGACCTCACTCATCCACCATATTTTAGCCTCAACACACAAGCGCCAAGTCCTCATCGCCGGAAACATAGATTCGGAAATTCAATCTCTAAACGAACTTACAAAATCCAATTCAAAAGACATACTCGTACTTGAAATTTCAAACAGACAATTAAAACTCCTAGGTGAAAGTAGGCCTGACCTCGCAGTCGTAACCAATATAACTGAAAACCATCTGGATGAGCATGACAGCTTCGAGGAATACGCAAAAAATAAATTGGAAATCACTTCAGCAAAAACCGTCATATTAAACAACAAAGACGAAGCTACAAAAAAATATGTAGATCAAAATCTCAAATCAAATTCTAAACCAATCTGGTTTAACGATGAAAAAATCCTTGAAGAATTCGAACTGAAAAAATCAGACCTTGCCCTCCCGGGCGCACATAATTTAGAAAATCTATACGCAGCACTAAACGTCATAAAAGTGCTCAAATCAAATCAACAAATCAGCCTTTCAAATTCTGAAATAAAATCAGCTATTCAATCATTCAAACCAGTCGAAAAACGCCTCGAGATAATCGGTGAAACTCACGGCATAAAAATTGTAAACGACCTAAGCTCCACAACTCCAATCTCAACAATCCTCGCTCTCGAGGCATTCCCAAATTCAACATTTTCAATCGTCCTCGGGGCGAATCACAAAGGCGGAAGTTACACCGAATTAATCAAAAAACTCCAAACTCTCCAGTCAAATAAAACCCTAAAACAAATATTCCTACTCCCCGGAACTATCCGAGAGATAATAAAAACCTCTCCTCTCCAAACTACTGACATCACAAACTTCGAACAAATCGCCGAATTACTCAACCCTACAAACAAACCCAATATCGGAGATTACCTAATAATCTCCCCATCCGGTGAAAAAGTAATTTCCGTCCACCTCAAAGGCAAAAACCTAAAAACCATTTTCACCATCTAA
- a CDS encoding site-specific DNA-methyltransferase produces the protein MPTLNWIGKDAVINHDKEVPFRLLKKVKSSSVGNSQNLIIHGDNLEALKAIMPFYIGKVKCVYIDPPYNTGNEGWVYNDKVNSPKIKKWLGKVVGRDSEDLCRHDKWLCMMYPRIKLIHSLLSDDGLAIIHIDENEVTHLKILMDEIFGESNDLGTIVWDKRNPKGDSQKVSYQHESIILFAKNIENIRGSFSVKKANAKEIIKKANNLFSKLGKKDLPEDIKKLAKEYDFPKEFLEKQSKIFTLQDINNEFQVWMKKQDFTGGEKAYRFIDPKGKVYRGVSMAWPNKSKAPDDYWIPLIHPKTKKECPLPSRGWRYPSSTMQQLLEQGYILFGEDHKKQPERKYLLEENMSQNLTSLISFGGSDDSLQKQLGYQFENPKPVTFAADLLDIFTNKNDIILDSFAGSGTTAHAVLKLNKSDEGSRKFVLIEMDDKVAKDITAERVKRAIKQYDYKDGFEYCELSKPLFDEEGQIEDTCDFDQFATYIYFTETQTNIDPAKVSANYIGEYAETEYYLIYKEKGENVLNKSFLKKLKKNDSKKVIYADKCLLDEATLGKQNIVFKQIPYEVKIY, from the coding sequence ATGCCTACATTAAACTGGATCGGAAAAGACGCAGTAATAAACCACGACAAAGAGGTTCCTTTTCGGTTACTCAAAAAAGTTAAGTCATCTTCTGTAGGCAATTCTCAAAATTTGATTATCCATGGCGACAATCTTGAGGCATTGAAAGCTATAATGCCTTTTTATATCGGAAAGGTAAAATGCGTCTATATTGATCCCCCATATAATACGGGAAATGAGGGCTGGGTTTATAACGACAAAGTAAATTCTCCGAAAATCAAAAAATGGCTTGGGAAAGTAGTGGGTAGAGATTCAGAAGATCTGTGTCGTCATGACAAATGGCTTTGTATGATGTATCCACGAATTAAACTCATCCACAGCCTATTAAGCGATGACGGACTTGCAATTATTCACATTGATGAAAATGAAGTTACTCATCTAAAAATCCTAATGGATGAGATATTTGGCGAAAGTAATGATCTTGGAACTATTGTTTGGGATAAACGGAACCCAAAAGGTGATTCTCAAAAAGTTTCCTACCAACACGAAAGTATAATCCTTTTCGCGAAAAACATTGAAAACATCAGGGGCAGTTTCTCAGTGAAAAAAGCAAATGCAAAAGAAATTATCAAGAAAGCAAATAATCTATTTTCCAAATTGGGTAAAAAGGATTTACCAGAAGACATTAAAAAATTAGCTAAAGAGTATGATTTCCCCAAAGAATTTTTAGAAAAACAGTCTAAAATCTTCACTTTACAAGACATAAATAACGAGTTCCAAGTCTGGATGAAGAAACAAGATTTTACAGGGGGAGAGAAAGCCTACCGATTCATTGATCCAAAGGGAAAAGTTTATCGTGGAGTTTCAATGGCATGGCCAAACAAGAGCAAAGCTCCTGATGATTATTGGATACCTTTGATTCATCCAAAAACAAAAAAAGAATGCCCCTTGCCGTCACGAGGTTGGCGCTATCCTAGTTCAACAATGCAACAGCTTTTGGAGCAAGGATATATTCTTTTCGGAGAAGACCACAAGAAACAACCAGAGCGAAAATACTTGCTTGAAGAAAATATGAGTCAAAACCTTACTTCATTGATTAGCTTTGGAGGTAGTGATGATTCTTTGCAAAAACAATTAGGTTATCAATTTGAAAATCCAAAACCAGTAACCTTTGCGGCCGACCTTTTAGATATTTTTACAAACAAAAATGACATTATCCTAGACTCGTTTGCTGGCTCTGGCACAACAGCACACGCAGTTTTAAAGCTGAACAAATCGGATGAAGGAAGCAGAAAATTTGTACTAATAGAAATGGACGATAAAGTTGCAAAAGACATCACAGCCGAACGAGTAAAGCGAGCAATCAAACAATACGATTATAAAGACGGTTTTGAATATTGCGAACTCAGCAAACCGCTTTTTGACGAAGAAGGTCAAATCGAAGACACATGCGACTTCGATCAATTCGCAACCTACATTTACTTTACCGAAACGCAAACAAATATTGACCCTGCCAAAGTATCGGCAAATTATATCGGCGAATACGCGGAAACTGAGTATTATCTGATTTACAAAGAAAAAGGCGAAAATGTGTTGAACAAATCTTTCTTGAAAAAACTAAAAAAGAACGACAGTAAAAAGGTTATTTACGCCGATAAGTGTTTGCTCGACGAAGCCACACTTGGAAAACAGAATATCGTCTTTAAGCAAATCCCTTACGAAGTTAAAATTTACTAA